One genomic region from Gossypium hirsutum isolate 1008001.06 chromosome D13, Gossypium_hirsutum_v2.1, whole genome shotgun sequence encodes:
- the LOC121225174 gene encoding glutaredoxin-C6 has translation MQSLRSCSTDIPPPLSSSSIPMMTTTTALTGAALSFDEEESTEARIRRLISKHPVIIFSRSSCCMCHVMKKLLVTIGVHPTIIQLDDHEIASLPPPPPPATGHGGISSRNPVPAVFIGGSCVGDLKSLVALHLSGHLIPKLVEVGALWG, from the coding sequence ATGCAAAGCCTACGAAGTTGCTCAACTGACATACCACCACCCCTTTCTTCATCTTCCATACCCATGATGACCACCACCACCGCCCTCACCGGCGCCGCCCTTTCCTTCGACGAAGAGGAGTCGACGGAGGCTCGAATCAGGCGGTTGATATCAAAGCACCCGGTCATCATCTTCAGCCGATCCTCTTGTTGCATGTGTCATGTCATGAAAAAGCTCTTGGTCACCATCGGAGTTCACCCTACCATCATCCAACTCGATGACCATGAAATCGCTTCCCTCCCTCCTCCTCCTCCGCCAGCAACGGGTCACGGTGGTATCTCGTCACGGAATCCAGTACCCGCCGTGTTCATTGGTGGATCCTGCGTCGGCGACCTCAAATCACTCGTGGCCCTTCACCTTAGTGGCCACCTCATCCCAAAGCTCGTCGAAGTTGGCGCTCTCTGGGGATGA